From the genome of Chiloscyllium plagiosum isolate BGI_BamShark_2017 chromosome 29, ASM401019v2, whole genome shotgun sequence, one region includes:
- the nol7 gene encoding nucleolar protein 7 isoform X2, with protein MAMENDVRLVKSEGDPREMSAESSQGEADEAPEEVTFSSAREEAERSIKAVLEIVRRDKALLKEKRRRREQLFKEQKKRRLLPDNVLEAITSVPDKNNQTPDSSKEDCHSVQHAEEDSGLEEDVEECVNTRWKKSYMAICLKDLGQTSQQVENAKAFINYRLYGPGSRRSSVNEYFSLENKKAEKKKAAILFVNKS; from the exons GAAAAGTGAGGGAGATCCGCGGGAAATGTCGGCCGAATCCAGCCAGGGGGAAGCAGATGAAGCGCCGGAAGAGGTGACTTTCAGTAGCGCCCgggaggaggctgagaggagcATAAAAGCGGTGCTCGAGATTGTGAGGAG agaCAAAGCATTGCTGAAGGAGAAAAGAAGAAGGAGGGAGCAGTTATTCAAAGAGCAGAAG AAACGCAGGTTGCTTCCAGATAATGTTCTTGAAGCGATCACTTCAGTTCCAGATAA GAATAACCAGACACCTGACTCGAGTAAAGAAG ATTGTCATTCAGTGCAGCACGCTGAGGAAGATAGTGGATTGGAGGAAGATGTTGAGGAATGCGTAAATACCAG ATGGAAGAAGAGTTATATGGCCATTTGTTTAAAGGACCTAGGGCAAACAAGCCAGCAGGTCGAAAATGCCAAAGCTTTCATTAATTATCGACTATATGGACcaggcagcaggagaagcagTG TCAATGAATACTTCTCCCTTGAAAACAAGAAAGCTGAAAAGAAAAAAGCTGCAATATTGTTTGTCAATAAATCCTAG
- the nol7 gene encoding nucleolar protein 7 isoform X1, giving the protein MAMENDVRLVKSEGDPREMSAESSQGEADEAPEEVTFSSAREEAERSIKAVLEIVRRDKALLKEKRRRREQLFKEQKKRRLLPDNVLEAITSVPDKNNQTPDSSKEGEDCHSVQHAEEDSGLEEDVEECVNTRWKKSYMAICLKDLGQTSQQVENAKAFINYRLYGPGSRRSSVNEYFSLENKKAEKKKAAILFVNKS; this is encoded by the exons GAAAAGTGAGGGAGATCCGCGGGAAATGTCGGCCGAATCCAGCCAGGGGGAAGCAGATGAAGCGCCGGAAGAGGTGACTTTCAGTAGCGCCCgggaggaggctgagaggagcATAAAAGCGGTGCTCGAGATTGTGAGGAG agaCAAAGCATTGCTGAAGGAGAAAAGAAGAAGGAGGGAGCAGTTATTCAAAGAGCAGAAG AAACGCAGGTTGCTTCCAGATAATGTTCTTGAAGCGATCACTTCAGTTCCAGATAA GAATAACCAGACACCTGACTCGAGTAAAGAAG GTGAAGATTGTCATTCAGTGCAGCACGCTGAGGAAGATAGTGGATTGGAGGAAGATGTTGAGGAATGCGTAAATACCAG ATGGAAGAAGAGTTATATGGCCATTTGTTTAAAGGACCTAGGGCAAACAAGCCAGCAGGTCGAAAATGCCAAAGCTTTCATTAATTATCGACTATATGGACcaggcagcaggagaagcagTG TCAATGAATACTTCTCCCTTGAAAACAAGAAAGCTGAAAAGAAAAAAGCTGCAATATTGTTTGTCAATAAATCCTAG